In Nostoc sp. UHCC 0926, a single genomic region encodes these proteins:
- a CDS encoding inorganic phosphate transporter, which yields MLLISLFIATLFLAYSNGANDNFKGVATLFGSRTSSYQTAILWATFTTLAGAGTATLWASTLIKNFSGKGLVPDAIANAPEFHIAVAIAAGLTVLIATLMGFPISTTHSLTGALVGAGLVAIGLKVNFAALGTSFILPLLLSPIIAIPLGAGIYRLSGYINSKWNLPVNQKMIDTCHFISAGVVSFTRGLNDTPNIFSLILIIEYFSIQGGMITIAIAMALGGLLNSQKVAVTMSEKITSLNHTQGLSANIVTGILVIAASRFGLPVSTTHVSVGSIFGVGLIGKKNNMRVFYQILLSWILTLPTAAIISGITYRLLQG from the coding sequence ATGTTGTTAATTAGTCTATTTATCGCCACGCTCTTTTTAGCATATTCCAATGGTGCAAATGACAACTTTAAAGGGGTAGCAACGTTGTTTGGTAGCCGAACTAGCAGCTATCAAACAGCAATTTTGTGGGCAACTTTTACAACTTTGGCTGGTGCAGGAACTGCGACTTTGTGGGCAAGTACACTAATTAAAAACTTCTCTGGAAAAGGACTAGTGCCTGATGCGATCGCTAACGCCCCAGAGTTTCATATAGCAGTAGCGATCGCTGCTGGTTTAACTGTGCTCATAGCTACCCTCATGGGGTTTCCCATTTCCACAACTCACAGTTTAACAGGTGCACTGGTTGGCGCTGGATTAGTTGCGATCGGACTCAAAGTTAATTTTGCAGCTTTGGGAACTTCCTTTATTTTGCCTCTATTACTCAGTCCAATTATTGCTATTCCTTTGGGAGCAGGAATTTACAGATTATCTGGCTATATCAATTCTAAATGGAACCTACCAGTTAACCAGAAAATGATTGATACTTGCCATTTTATCAGTGCTGGAGTTGTCAGTTTTACTAGAGGATTAAATGATACTCCCAATATTTTCTCACTCATTCTAATTATTGAGTATTTTTCGATTCAGGGAGGAATGATCACGATAGCGATCGCAATGGCACTTGGCGGTTTACTCAACTCGCAAAAAGTTGCAGTAACCATGAGTGAAAAGATTACCTCATTGAATCATACTCAAGGCTTATCAGCAAATATAGTAACTGGAATTCTAGTCATTGCAGCTAGTCGCTTTGGGCTTCCAGTTTCCACCACTCATGTTTCTGTTGGTTCTATTTTTGGTGTGGGGTTGATTGGCAAAAAAAACAATATGCGTGTTTTTTATCAGATACTACTATCGTGGATTTTAACTTTACCAACTGCTGCAATTATTAGTGGAATAACCTACAGATTATTGCAAGGTTAG
- a CDS encoding response regulator transcription factor, with protein MTHILLVEDEVKLARFVELELSYEGYQVSVAYDGLTALTAARELHLDLIILDWMLPGLSGLEICRRLRNISDQVPIILLTVKNEVSDRIAGLDAGADDYLVKPFGVDELLARVGAHLRRSHQADKADVLEFEDLSLNRRTRQVYRDQRLIELTAKEFDLLEYLLAHPRQVITCDRILEEVWGYDFMGDANIIELHMRYLRLKLEANNEKCLIQTVSGVGYTLRD; from the coding sequence ATGACGCACATCTTACTGGTTGAAGATGAAGTCAAACTGGCACGATTTGTCGAATTGGAGCTAAGTTATGAAGGTTATCAAGTTAGCGTCGCCTACGATGGATTAACTGCACTCACCGCAGCGCGTGAGTTACATCTAGATTTAATAATTTTAGACTGGATGTTGCCGGGTTTGTCGGGGTTGGAAATTTGCCGCCGCCTGCGAAATATTAGTGATCAAGTGCCGATAATCTTATTAACCGTCAAAAATGAAGTAAGCGATCGCATTGCAGGTTTAGACGCTGGTGCTGATGATTACCTCGTTAAACCCTTCGGTGTTGATGAATTATTAGCCAGAGTTGGCGCTCACCTGCGAAGAAGCCACCAAGCAGACAAAGCAGATGTTTTAGAATTTGAAGACCTAAGTTTAAATCGTCGCACGCGCCAAGTGTACCGAGATCAGCGGTTAATTGAGTTAACTGCAAAGGAATTTGATTTACTAGAATATTTACTGGCCCATCCACGACAGGTAATTACCTGCGATCGCATTTTAGAGGAAGTCTGGGGTTACGACTTCATGGGCGATGCTAACATCATCGAACTTCACATGCGATACCTGCGTCTGAAACTTGAGGCCAATAATGAAAAGTGCCTTATTCAAACTGTGAGTGGTGTCGGCTACACATTGCGTGATTGA
- a CDS encoding Mo-dependent nitrogenase C-terminal domain-containing protein encodes MTSFIQVWLHNDLLHPVREWLETIKIHNSKLAHFLCKAIPAQCPFERDITMFGRKLFHIPPMCKLNPLYEEVVGLRFKALCYLADECGEDVTAYC; translated from the coding sequence ATGACAAGCTTTATTCAAGTCTGGTTACACAATGATCTACTACACCCAGTCCGCGAGTGGTTGGAAACGATAAAAATTCATAACTCCAAATTGGCTCATTTCCTGTGCAAAGCTATTCCTGCTCAGTGTCCCTTTGAGCGAGACATCACAATGTTTGGTCGGAAGCTATTTCACATTCCTCCGATGTGTAAATTAAATCCCCTATACGAAGAAGTGGTTGGTTTGCGTTTTAAAGCGCTCTGTTATCTCGCCGATGAATGCGGTGAAGATGTCACAGCCTATTGCTAA
- a CDS encoding class I SAM-dependent methyltransferase: MTDDFFSNKKLLFDLWASSYDWLFPSVFYRAVHKRLLEYVDLPESANILDIGCGTGRLLERLATQFPDLQATGLDLSANMLRVARQSNCHRPRLIYIEGKAESLPFADGQFDAVFSTISFLHYLEPKQVVSEIARVLSPGGRFYLVDITSKKESEPQLLPVSPRGIRLYSPNQRQLLGFCAGLLCLNHHYLLGPVLLTIFAKPPLD; the protein is encoded by the coding sequence ATGACTGATGACTTTTTCAGTAACAAAAAGCTACTTTTTGACCTATGGGCATCAAGTTACGACTGGCTCTTTCCTTCAGTGTTTTATCGAGCCGTTCACAAACGGTTACTGGAGTATGTCGATTTACCAGAGTCAGCAAATATACTTGATATCGGCTGTGGTACTGGACGCTTACTTGAGCGCCTTGCTACTCAGTTTCCCGATCTGCAAGCCACCGGATTGGATTTATCTGCTAATATGTTGCGGGTAGCAAGACAGAGCAACTGCCACCGTCCACGTTTAATTTATATCGAGGGGAAAGCAGAGTCTCTTCCCTTTGCTGATGGTCAATTTGATGCTGTTTTCAGCACTATCAGCTTTTTGCACTATTTGGAACCTAAACAAGTAGTTAGTGAAATAGCACGGGTACTTTCTCCCGGTGGACGCTTCTACTTGGTTGACATTACCTCCAAAAAAGAGTCAGAACCTCAATTATTGCCAGTCTCTCCCCGGGGAATTAGGCTCTACAGCCCTAATCAACGTCAACTTCTTGGCTTCTGTGCTGGGTTATTGTGTTTGAATCACCACTATTTACTAGGGCCTGTCTTACTAACGATTTTTGCTAAACCTCCCTTGGATTGA
- a CDS encoding GNAT family N-acetyltransferase, producing MNQSNLSLPSGCVLRKATSGDQWSIRLLVFSAKLDPTQLNWQQFWVIECDAYGGQSLRNLVACGQLRNFSGAQELGSLVVASTWRGRGLGTLLTQHLINTATQPLYLECLGERLAQFYSRFDFVPISFEDLPQFPRTRGLSTLKGKYRFSQLAKKLLKVPVVFMEYRDQLRLDPP from the coding sequence ATGAACCAGAGCAATCTATCGTTACCATCTGGATGTGTCCTTCGCAAGGCAACCTCTGGGGATCAGTGGTCGATTCGATTGCTGGTATTCTCAGCGAAACTCGACCCAACCCAATTAAATTGGCAGCAATTTTGGGTAATTGAATGCGATGCCTACGGCGGGCAAAGCCTACGCAATCTGGTAGCTTGTGGACAGCTTCGTAATTTCTCAGGGGCACAAGAACTTGGTAGTTTGGTAGTTGCATCAACTTGGAGAGGTCGCGGTTTGGGTACTTTGCTAACGCAGCATTTGATTAATACAGCAACACAACCACTTTATCTTGAATGTTTAGGTGAACGATTGGCGCAGTTTTACAGTCGCTTTGACTTTGTACCAATATCTTTTGAAGACTTGCCACAATTTCCCAGGACAAGAGGCTTGTCTACGCTCAAGGGTAAATATAGATTTTCGCAATTAGCTAAAAAGCTGCTCAAAGTTCCTGTGGTGTTTATGGAATATCGAGATCAGTTAAGGCTTGATCCTCCCTAA
- a CDS encoding GIY-YIG nuclease family protein yields MALETNLSSLATLEYIPYINDRGQLPEQFQSKIGVYAIFDQEKVLQFVGYSRDVYLSLKQHLVRQPQQCYWVKVQTIERPSRTILENTENAWIAENGSVPWGNGDHKEKWTHPIDVKVIMTPEEQAKYQNPANDELAQIKIIKNVARRVEAEISTQLLEVRGLQMQIRFNPKLKEEGLLDLK; encoded by the coding sequence ATGGCTCTTGAAACGAATCTTTCTTCTTTGGCAACCCTGGAATACATTCCTTACATTAACGATCGCGGTCAATTACCTGAACAATTTCAGAGTAAAATTGGGGTATATGCTATTTTTGACCAAGAAAAAGTACTCCAATTTGTAGGATACTCCCGTGATGTTTATCTCAGCCTCAAGCAGCATTTAGTCCGTCAGCCACAGCAATGCTATTGGGTAAAAGTTCAAACTATTGAACGCCCTAGTCGCACAATTTTAGAAAATACTGAAAATGCTTGGATTGCTGAAAATGGCAGTGTGCCTTGGGGAAATGGGGATCACAAGGAAAAATGGACTCATCCCATTGATGTGAAAGTGATAATGACACCTGAAGAACAGGCAAAATATCAAAATCCAGCTAATGATGAATTAGCACAAATAAAAATTATTAAAAATGTGGCACGGAGAGTAGAAGCAGAAATTTCAACGCAATTGCTAGAAGTGCGTGGTTTACAAATGCAAATTCGCTTCAATCCTAAATTGAAAGAAGAAGGTTTACTAGATTTGAAATAA
- a CDS encoding protein kinase domain-containing protein produces the protein MTIQLLNDRYQVIRTLGAGGFGETYLAEDTYMPSKRRCVVKQLRPIHNNPQIYQIVQERFQREAAILEELGGANDQIPALYAYFSSGGQFYLVQEWIEGDTLTGKLQKQGLFSEGAVQELFINLLPVLDYVHSKHIVHRDIKPDNIIVRHRDGKPVLIDFGAVRESMGTVVNSQGNPTSSIVIGTPGYMPSEQAAGRPVFSSDLYSLGMTVIYLLTGRQAQQLETDSQTGEIVWRQYASHLSPIIAGVIDKAIAYHPRDRYPTARAMLDTLQSIANPIPPTQPLLTQPTVLSAPPPQTVPIKPQPNPQGNSQNNIFIGSLIAGGLIGASVIISQVLTKSSQSTADKTVLPQTPSTVTSPVIETPKLIPTTPFPTQSTPTPTTSIPPVDTRAVNTYFWLSQRLVTDADLDGKDGFELDIMRNSIFASHGRRFDTLELQDYFNNQPWYHPIYLPKAFPLKLLSKLEQQNVEYISKYQARYGLRYFKK, from the coding sequence ATGACAATACAGCTGCTGAACGATCGCTATCAAGTTATCCGTACACTGGGCGCTGGTGGGTTTGGTGAAACCTATTTAGCAGAAGATACCTATATGCCTTCAAAGCGCCGTTGTGTGGTTAAACAGCTAAGACCGATTCACAACAATCCCCAAATTTACCAGATAGTGCAAGAGAGGTTTCAACGGGAAGCAGCTATTTTAGAAGAACTCGGTGGCGCAAATGACCAAATTCCGGCATTGTATGCCTACTTTTCCTCAGGCGGACAATTTTACTTAGTTCAAGAGTGGATTGAAGGCGATACCCTAACTGGAAAACTTCAAAAGCAGGGGCTATTTAGTGAAGGCGCTGTCCAGGAATTATTCATAAATTTATTACCCGTCCTGGATTACGTTCACTCTAAGCATATCGTTCACCGCGATATTAAACCGGATAACATCATTGTGCGTCATCGGGATGGTAAACCGGTGCTGATTGATTTTGGTGCTGTACGGGAATCAATGGGAACAGTGGTGAATTCTCAAGGCAATCCTACCAGTTCGATTGTGATTGGTACACCTGGCTATATGCCGAGTGAACAAGCCGCAGGTAGACCAGTTTTTTCTAGTGATTTATACAGTTTAGGAATGACGGTAATTTATTTGTTGACTGGTAGACAAGCCCAACAACTAGAAACGGATTCCCAGACGGGTGAAATTGTCTGGCGACAGTATGCCAGTCATCTTAGCCCAATCATCGCAGGAGTGATCGATAAAGCGATCGCTTATCATCCGCGCGATCGCTACCCCACAGCCAGAGCAATGCTGGATACTTTGCAGAGCATAGCAAATCCTATTCCACCGACGCAACCCCTCTTGACTCAACCGACTGTACTCTCTGCACCGCCACCTCAGACAGTGCCTATCAAACCACAGCCTAACCCTCAAGGTAATAGTCAGAATAATATTTTTATCGGCAGTTTAATCGCAGGTGGGTTAATTGGTGCATCTGTGATTATTAGCCAGGTATTAACAAAATCTTCTCAATCTACAGCAGACAAAACGGTGTTACCACAAACACCGTCAACTGTCACAAGCCCCGTCATAGAAACTCCCAAATTGATCCCAACGACCCCATTTCCTACTCAATCTACACCTACCCCAACTACATCAATACCGCCAGTTGATACCAGGGCTGTCAACACTTATTTCTGGCTTTCCCAAAGACTTGTAACTGATGCAGATTTGGATGGTAAAGACGGTTTTGAACTAGATATTATGCGAAATTCTATTTTTGCTAGTCACGGTCGCCGTTTTGATACTCTTGAATTACAAGATTACTTTAATAACCAACCTTGGTATCATCCTATATATTTACCAAAGGCATTTCCACTTAAATTGTTGTCAAAATTAGAGCAACAGAATGTAGAGTATATCAGCAAATATCAAGCTCGTTACGGCTTGAGATATTTTAAGAAATAA
- a CDS encoding Mo-dependent nitrogenase C-terminal domain-containing protein, whose translation MLKTKNRRIFLPAFINPLEEKNKTGSKKQFALPKLDLLQPLRQWLDKFEIQNRKLARFIAKLIPAQCPFERDIMLFGRTIGHIPPMCKLNPLYNELVYLRFRALCYLVDQCGEDIQSYC comes from the coding sequence ATGCTTAAAACAAAAAATCGACGTATTTTTCTGCCTGCTTTTATTAACCCTTTAGAAGAAAAGAATAAAACAGGTAGTAAAAAGCAATTTGCTCTACCTAAATTAGATTTACTGCAACCATTACGTCAATGGCTGGATAAATTTGAGATTCAGAATCGGAAATTAGCCAGATTTATTGCTAAACTGATTCCCGCCCAGTGTCCATTCGAGCGTGATATCATGCTTTTTGGTCGCACAATAGGCCACATTCCGCCAATGTGCAAACTCAATCCGCTTTATAACGAACTTGTCTACTTGCGTTTTCGGGCCTTGTGTTATCTAGTAGATCAGTGTGGAGAGGATATTCAATCCTACTGCTGA
- a CDS encoding cupin domain-containing protein, which yields MEIKIEHQPTQKRLNELGVYKWEIWKKEVSKFPWTYDSQETCYFLEGDVVVTPNGGQPVQMGKGDLVIFPPGMSCIWEITSNVKKHYYFD from the coding sequence ATGGAAATTAAAATTGAGCATCAACCTACACAAAAACGCCTCAATGAATTGGGTGTTTATAAATGGGAAATTTGGAAAAAGGAAGTTTCCAAATTTCCTTGGACTTATGATTCTCAAGAAACTTGCTACTTTTTGGAAGGTGATGTAGTTGTTACTCCTAATGGTGGACAACCAGTGCAAATGGGTAAAGGCGATTTGGTGATTTTTCCTCCTGGCATGTCCTGCATATGGGAAATTACAAGCAACGTGAAAAAACATTATTACTTTGATTAG
- a CDS encoding creatininase family protein: MLLHLSTWQEIEAYLQQSKGIIFPIGSTEQHGPTGLIGTDAICAEAIAAGVGDATGAIVGPTINVGMALHHTSFPGTISLRPSTLILVVRDYVTCLVKAGFTKFYFINGHGGNIATLKAAFSETYAHLEDLQINNAQQVQCQVANWFMCGSVYKLAKELYGDQEGSHATPSEVALTQYVYPEAIKQAPLSPEVASGYRIYGAADFRVRYPDGRMGSNPALATPEHGKQLYDLAVKELSNGYLEFVNAE, from the coding sequence ATGTTACTGCATTTAAGTACTTGGCAAGAAATCGAAGCTTATTTACAGCAGTCAAAGGGGATAATTTTCCCTATTGGTTCCACAGAACAACATGGACCAACCGGGTTAATTGGTACTGATGCTATTTGTGCAGAAGCGATCGCAGCTGGCGTAGGTGATGCAACTGGCGCGATCGTTGGCCCTACAATCAATGTGGGCATGGCACTGCACCATACTTCCTTTCCTGGCACAATCAGCCTGCGCCCCAGCACTTTAATTCTAGTAGTGCGAGATTATGTAACTTGTTTAGTCAAAGCTGGTTTTACCAAGTTCTACTTTATCAACGGACATGGTGGTAACATCGCTACCCTGAAAGCGGCTTTCTCCGAAACTTACGCCCATTTAGAAGATTTACAGATTAACAATGCTCAACAGGTGCAATGTCAAGTGGCAAACTGGTTTATGTGCGGTTCTGTATATAAGCTAGCTAAAGAATTATATGGGGATCAAGAAGGTTCTCATGCAACGCCAAGTGAAGTAGCCCTTACCCAGTACGTTTATCCAGAGGCGATTAAGCAAGCGCCCCTTTCACCAGAAGTTGCAAGCGGATACAGGATTTATGGCGCAGCTGACTTTCGAGTGCGTTATCCAGATGGACGTATGGGATCAAATCCGGCTTTAGCAACGCCAGAACACGGTAAACAACTTTATGACTTGGCGGTGAAAGAACTTAGCAATGGCTATTTAGAATTTGTGAACGCAGAATAA
- a CDS encoding PDDEXK nuclease domain-containing protein, producing the protein MGRRIVELEQGGEKRAEYGAAVITRLSEDLTARFSKGFSKTNLEQMRRFYLEWQIAQTLSGQLNLSTLAQEFPLPWSHSVRLLSVHDLKSREFYETEALRGGWSERQLKRQIESKFYERVALSKNKTALLKKGEEKQAEDILTPEQELKDSFVLEFLGLKDEYSESDLEQALIDKLEYFLLELGSEFAFVGRQKRLRVGDEWYRIDLLFFHRVLKCLIVIDLKLGKLTPADTGQMNFYVNYAREHWTYPGENPPVGLILCSEKDEAVAHYALDNLPNILAREYQLKLPNEEKLAAQIEEARKSIEEKM; encoded by the coding sequence ATTGGACGAAGGATTGTAGAACTTGAGCAGGGTGGAGAGAAGCGAGCCGAATATGGAGCAGCAGTCATAACAAGGCTTTCAGAAGATTTAACAGCCAGATTTAGTAAAGGTTTTTCAAAAACTAATCTAGAACAGATGCGGCGTTTTTACCTAGAATGGCAAATTGCCCAGACACTGTCTGGGCAATTGAATTTATCTACTTTAGCTCAAGAATTTCCTTTGCCTTGGTCGCATTCTGTTCGTCTTCTTTCAGTTCACGACTTAAAATCTAGAGAATTTTATGAAACGGAAGCACTACGGGGTGGTTGGAGCGAAAGACAACTAAAAAGACAGATAGAAAGTAAATTTTATGAACGAGTAGCTCTGTCAAAAAATAAAACTGCGTTGCTGAAAAAAGGTGAAGAAAAGCAGGCAGAAGATATCTTAACCCCAGAACAAGAACTTAAAGATTCATTCGTCTTAGAATTTTTAGGATTGAAGGATGAATATTCAGAAAGTGATTTAGAACAAGCATTAATCGATAAGCTGGAATACTTTCTATTAGAATTGGGCAGTGAATTTGCTTTTGTAGGTCGTCAGAAACGTTTGCGCGTTGGCGATGAATGGTACAGGATTGATTTATTATTTTTTCATCGGGTGTTGAAATGTCTGATAGTAATTGATTTGAAGCTGGGTAAACTTACACCTGCTGATACTGGACAAATGAATTTTTATGTGAATTATGCTAGAGAACATTGGACATACCCTGGAGAAAATCCTCCTGTTGGTTTGATATTGTGCAGTGAAAAAGATGAAGCTGTTGCACACTATGCATTAGACAACTTACCCAATATTTTAGCCAGAGAATATCAACTAAAATTACCTAATGAAGAAAAGCTGGCTGCACAAATAGAAGAAGCCAGGAAGTCTATAGAAGAAAAAATGTAG
- a CDS encoding Uma2 family endonuclease, which translates to MTLFAALKGILATGLDTTTFRKTGVQDCQPDVAYYLRESAQTIPAGTGIVNLDRYPAPDLVIEIAKTSLLDDLGTKRCLTTSRFSTRRSANASTLYEELGVVEYWVVDVQNAQIIAYAIAEQGSKRIQESQVFPGIAILEEALHRSREINLSQVGAWLLNQFQQKEA; encoded by the coding sequence GTGACTCTATTTGCAGCACTTAAAGGAATACTGGCGACAGGTTTAGACACAACGACTTTTCGTAAAACTGGTGTTCAGGACTGTCAGCCCGATGTAGCGTATTACCTCAGAGAAAGCGCCCAAACTATCCCAGCAGGTACAGGAATTGTCAACCTTGATCGTTATCCTGCACCAGATTTAGTGATTGAGATTGCGAAAACATCTCTGTTAGATGACTTGGGTACAAAGCGATGTCTGACGACAAGCCGCTTCTCTACGAGACGCTCCGCGAACGCGTCTACGCTCTATGAAGAGTTGGGTGTTGTTGAATACTGGGTAGTGGATGTCCAAAATGCCCAAATCATCGCCTATGCGATCGCAGAGCAGGGTAGTAAACGTATTCAGGAATCACAGGTATTTCCTGGGATCGCTATTTTAGAGGAGGCTTTACACCGTAGCCGTGAAATCAATCTATCTCAAGTTGGAGCTTGGTTATTGAACCAGTTTCAACAAAAGGAGGCTTGA